ATATACCGAGGTCCCCGGTGTGGAAGAGGTTAGCGTTGGTTTCCGGGGTAACGGCGTTATGGGCAGCCTGTTCACCCAGATTGACGTTAATATCCTGGCAGTCGACCCTGTTACGTTAGCAGAAGTCGGCTGGTTCCGGGAGGATTTTGCCAGTAGCTCCCTTACCGAACTGATGGATATCCTTGCTGAAGACCAGCCCATCGAGAATGGCCTTCCCCTGCCGGATGGTACAGAGACCATCGGTGTATGGGTATATCCTCTCCAGACACACCCCGGCCTGGTGCTGACTGCCAGAATACAAGATGGAAAAGGGCATTATATCGACTACGAGCTTGGTATACCGGGCACCGAAGAATGGCACTACCTGGAGGTAGACCTCTTTCGTGCCCTCTATGACACGGTACCACCTCCCCCTCTGACGCTCCAGTGTATCTTTGCCAGAATCAAAAAAGTAGATTTTCAATACCGTGATTCGCCGCGGACGGTCTACCTGGATAACCTTCAGGTCGGGGGTTCGTTCTCCGCGGAGCCGGTGGTCGTCGAGGACTTTGAGGACGTGTCCGGCTGGGTCACAGTTGCCGACGAGGCGGCAGGAGGTAGTGCTGCCGGAATGCCGACAACCAGGGACACCATTGCCACCAGCACAGAGGTGGTCCATGATGGTGTAACCTCAGGCAAGCTCACCTGGGAGCAGACAAGGAGCTTTGGCTACCGTGGGCTTTATCCCAATCTTGATATCAGACCTCTATCCATTATTGCCAGCCAGTCGCTGCTTGACCGTACCGGCATTTCAGTTGGAGACCTGGTGACATTCCGTCTACCCGGCCAGTTTATACCGGTTATCGTAGAAGAAGTTATCGACTATTTTCCTACCGTTGACCCTGATGTCAAGGGCTTTGCCCTGGCTAATATCGACCGTATAACCTCGATAAGAAACCTGACACTGAGCGGCAATATCCACTTCTATCCTAACGAGGTGTGGTTGACAGCGACAAAAGACCCGGAACAGCGAGAGACCGTAATCGAAACGTTGACATCTCCGGGATACCACGCCAGGGAATTCTACGACCAGGAGGCAATGATAGCCAAGTCAAGGTCGGACCCGCTCGTAGCGGCCGGCTGGGGTGGAATCCTGCTGATTGCTTTCCTTGGAATAATCCTGGTCAGCGGGCTCGGTTTCGTGGTTTACGCCTACCTTTCCGCTCGGGGACGGCAGCTCGAGTTTGCTATCCTGCGGACCCTGGGATTCTCCCTGCGCCAGATTATCGGGTTAATATGCCTGGAGCAGGTCTTCGTTATCGGCAGCGGCATGGGAATCGGGACACTTCTCGGGATGCAGCTCAGCTCAGTGATGATGCCCTTCCTGCAGCTCACCGAAATGGGCCATAAAGTCCTGCCCCCGTTTGTACCAGTTACTGACTGGTTCACCATCGGTATTGCCTATATCATTCTGGCGGTGGCATTCATAGTCACTATTTCCCTGGTTATCCTGTTCTTCTCCAAGGTAGCTATCCACCGAGCATTGAGGATAGGAGAGTAGCGAAGCTATTACCGGTAAGCCCGGGATGTGACAGATGAAAGATACTCAGAACAAATACTACATAGTCTGCGAAGACCTCTTCAAGATATACAAGATAGCCGAACTTGAGGTCGTTGCTCTCAGGGGTCTTGACCTTAAAGTAGAGACCGGTGAACTGATGGCTATTGTCGGGGCCAGCGGCAGCGGCAAGTCCACCCTGCTCAATATCCTCGGTGGCCTGGATGTACCTTCCGCCGGTCAGGTAGTCGTCGGCAATAGAGACCTTCTCAAGACCTCCAGCCGGGACCTGGTGGATTACCGGCGACAGGATGTGGGCTTTGTCTGGCAGCAGACCAGCCGGAATGTCATCTCCTACCTCACCGCGTATCAGAACGTGGAACTGCCCCTGATACTGCTGGGGTGGTCCATGCGGAAGAGGCGCCGCCGGGTGGAGGAAATGCTGGAGGCGGTAGGACTGACCAACCGCAGTAACCACTTTCCGGACCGACTCTCCGGCGGTGAGCAGCAACGGGTAGCCATTGCTGTAGCCATGGCGCACAATCCCCCGCTCCTGCTGGCCGATGAACCCACCGGAGAACTGGACAGCCAGACCTCGGAAACGATCCTCGACGTGTTCCGCTCCGTGAATGATGCTTATGGTGTAACCGTTGTTATCGTCACCCATGATATCCGTATCATGAGCAAGGTGAACCGCGTAGTCACCATCCGTGATGGGCGGACCAGCCAGGAAACTGTCCGCAAAGCGCAGACCGAGTTCGTCAGACCCGAGGCGCGTATCGAGGAGACCCACGATGAATTCATTGTGGTCGATGGTGCCGGTCGTCTCCAGATTCCCCGCGACCTCGTTGAGAGGTTGAAACTGGGAAGGAGAGCCAGGGTGCTCATGGAAGACGACCATCTCGCGGTATGGCCGGTGGAGAGCCAGGAAGGAGAGGAAAAGTGACGACGGCACCACTGATTTCAGCACAGGACCTGGAGCGCACTTTCATCCTCGGCTCGGAGCGGATAAAGGCACTTCACGGGGTCAATATGACAGCAAACTCCGGCGAGATGCTGGTGATAACGGGGCCTTCTGGCTCCGGCAAGACTACCTTGCTCAATCTCCTCGCCGGACTTGACATGCCCACTTCCGGCTCCGTCCACCTCGATAACCAGGACCTGGCCACACTCTCGGAATGGGAACTGGCCCAGCTCCGGCGCCGCAAGATAGGATTTGTCTTCCAGTCCTTTGGGCTTCTTCCCCTGCTCTCTGCCTACGAGAACATCGAGCTACCCCTGCGGATTGCCGAGTGGGGCCGTAGTGAACGGAACCGGCGCACCGAAGAAGTCCTCGACCTCATCGGTCTGGGAGACCGGTCAGGTCACCGTCCCTATGAAATGTCCGGTGGAGAGCAGCAGCGCATCGCCGTGGCGCGTGCGATGGTTCATCGCCCCACCCTTATTCTTGCTGACGAGCCTACCGGAGAACTGGACTCTGCTACCGGGACAGCAATCTTCACCCTGCTCAAGAACATCGCAGAGCAGGAGAACGTGGCAATTGTCGTTGCCAGTCATGATGTGAACGTGGCCAGTAAGTTTGCCACCCTGACCAGGGATCTCAGGGACGGCACGTTTGTGAATTGAGCCTGGCAATCACAGGTAATACCCTCGTCTGAGTCCGTATCTGCGGAGGCGGGTTTTGTCACTGTATTCTCTGACACAATTCCCCGGCACCCCGATTATGCGCAGACAACACGTCTACAGGGTACCATTTCAATAGTATCTCCGACTTTGAATGCAAAACTAAGTGGAGGACAGGTTATGCTATCAAGAGAAGAGCTAAAATCAAGGACTTGCCAGGAGATTGACAGCAGGGGTGAAGAGATTATAGCGGTGGCCAAAACCATCATGGAGAATCCCGAGCCGGGATTCCGTGAGAAGAAGACATCGCGCCTGGTTGCCGAGAAATTCACCGAGCTTGGCATCACATACCGTGACGGTCTCGGAATTACGGGTGTAAAGGGGATAGTACCGGGCGGCAGAGAAGGCCCAACGGTAGCCGTCCTCGGTGAGCTGGACTCACTACTCGTCCCCGGTCATCCGAACGCCGACCCGGTGACAGGAGCCGCCCACGCCTGCGGTCACAATGCCCAGATAGGGACACTCATCGGTGTTGCCGCCGGACTTATTGGTGCCGGAGTACTACCTTCTCTGGCAGGGCGGGTGGCCTTTATGGCAGTCCCCGCTGAAGAATACATCGAGATAGAGTTCCGTGAGAACCTGCATGCGCAGGGTAAAATCACCTTCCTTGGAGGTAAGCCGGAACTAATCAAGCTCGGTGAGTTCGACGATGTCGATATGGCCATGATGGTACACACCGCATCAGGCACCAGAGGTAAGCTGATGGGTATGGGAGGAACGAACAACGGCTGTGTCGCCAAACAGATTAAGTTCATCGGACGTGGCTCTCACGCCGGAGGCGCACCGCACGCCGGCATTAATGCCCTCAATGCCGCCATGATTGCCCTCTCCGCAATACATGCCCAGCGAGAGACGTTCAAGGATGTGGACACCGTCAGGGTGCACCCCATCATCACCAGGGGAGGCGAGGCGGTCAACATCGTTCCCGCCGACGTCCGTATGGAGACCTTCGTGCGCGGCAAGACACTGGAGGCTATCAAGGACGCCAACGAGAAGGTGGACCGTGCCCTCCGCGCCGGGGCGCTGGCAGTTGGCGGCAAGGTGCAGATTAAGACCCTGCCCGGCTACCTCCCGATAATCAACGACCGCAACCTGACAGCGGTATGCCGCACCAACGCCGAATCACTTCTCGGCAAGAGTAAAGTAAGCCCGCCGGGTCGTCATTCCACCGGCTCAACCGACATGGGGGACGTGAGTTGCATCATGCCGGCCATTCACCCCTATGCCGCCGGTGCCGCCGGTAACAGCCACGGCGATGACTACATGATAGAAAATTACAACCATGCAGTCCTAAATCCTGCCAAAGTGATGGCAATGACGGTAATAGACCTTCTTGCCGATGGTGCGGTCAAAGGAAAAGAGGTGCTTGCCAGGCACAAGCCCAGTATGACCAGGCAGGAGTATCTAGACCTGCTGGAGGGCCTGCGTAAGGACGAGGAGTACCAGGGCTAGACCGACTGCTCCTTAGGCGACAACCTGGGTCCCGGAACCACGTTGAAATGCGTTCGTCGCATTTCCTGGCCGTCAATACGTGCGATGATCACCTTTGTACCTGCAGTTTCGATCTTCAGGTTCATGTCGATGGCCAACTGTATACGCTGATCCTGGCCAGGCGGTATCCCGGGTGGGCGACCGGCCTCGAATTGGCCTCCCGCTTTCACCACGCTCTTGGGTTCTTCAGTCGTCGGATCATCGGCTGCTATCTCAACCTCAAAACTGTGCTTCTGGTTTGTCTCATTCCATGGGACTATCATCGACAGGGCGACAGCACAACGCTGATTAGCCGGGAACTGTGTGTTTACAGTCAGTCGATCCCAACCACCTCCCAAGAGATAGACCTTGTTACCTACCACTTGGGCGGAGTCGGCCAGGATTAGCCACTCGACCTCCATTTGACATCCCTCCGTTTATATCCTACAATACTACTACAAGTGTAGTAGAAACGAGGTGTCATGTCAAGCCCTCGGATAGAGGCCCTGCTAATCGATGACGAGAACGAAGACAAGATTACTTCGCATGGGCTGTCGGTTAGTCAAGTCTTGCAGGTACTTGATGATGTCCACTTGGTCCTCAGGAATCGGAAGAGGCGCCGCGGACTCTATCTGATTATCGGGAGGGACAACGGCGGAGCGTGCATTTCCGTACCTGTGGAACGTACGCGTGAGGCCACAGTCTGACGACCGATAACAGCCTGGCCCTGCAAGCCTCATGAACGCACGCTACTTGAAAGGAGAGGGAGATGGAGCGAGACCGCGAACTAGAAGGAGCAGAAACGTGGGACTTAGAGCGGCCCGAAGTTAGGGAACCTGTTGAGGCTTCTCGAGTCATCGTTTCGGTGGCGTTCCAACGTGACGATTTTAACCAGGTGTCGGAGTATGCTGCACTGGTGGGTAAAAGAACCTCAGCGTTCATCCGGGAGGCGGCGATCGAGAAAGTCGTCGGCTGTGATGAGGCGACACTCGTGTATGGCAGTGGCAGCGGAGGATCGCAATGGTGGGTCGAGCAAATGCCATCCGCTACTCTAGCATTCCTGGCAGTCGGATCACACGTTGATTATCCGGAAGAGACCATCGTCATGACTTACTGATCTCAACCGGACGAATACCTACGGAGGGACGAGGAGTACCA
Above is a genomic segment from Dehalococcoidales bacterium containing:
- a CDS encoding ABC transporter ATP-binding protein, giving the protein MKDTQNKYYIVCEDLFKIYKIAELEVVALRGLDLKVETGELMAIVGASGSGKSTLLNILGGLDVPSAGQVVVGNRDLLKTSSRDLVDYRRQDVGFVWQQTSRNVISYLTAYQNVELPLILLGWSMRKRRRRVEEMLEAVGLTNRSNHFPDRLSGGEQQRVAIAVAMAHNPPLLLADEPTGELDSQTSETILDVFRSVNDAYGVTVVIVTHDIRIMSKVNRVVTIRDGRTSQETVRKAQTEFVRPEARIEETHDEFIVVDGAGRLQIPRDLVERLKLGRRARVLMEDDHLAVWPVESQEGEEK
- a CDS encoding ABC transporter ATP-binding protein, translating into MTTAPLISAQDLERTFILGSERIKALHGVNMTANSGEMLVITGPSGSGKTTLLNLLAGLDMPTSGSVHLDNQDLATLSEWELAQLRRRKIGFVFQSFGLLPLLSAYENIELPLRIAEWGRSERNRRTEEVLDLIGLGDRSGHRPYEMSGGEQQRIAVARAMVHRPTLILADEPTGELDSATGTAIFTLLKNIAEQENVAIVVASHDVNVASKFATLTRDLRDGTFVN
- a CDS encoding amidohydrolase; its protein translation is MLSREELKSRTCQEIDSRGEEIIAVAKTIMENPEPGFREKKTSRLVAEKFTELGITYRDGLGITGVKGIVPGGREGPTVAVLGELDSLLVPGHPNADPVTGAAHACGHNAQIGTLIGVAAGLIGAGVLPSLAGRVAFMAVPAEEYIEIEFRENLHAQGKITFLGGKPELIKLGEFDDVDMAMMVHTASGTRGKLMGMGGTNNGCVAKQIKFIGRGSHAGGAPHAGINALNAAMIALSAIHAQRETFKDVDTVRVHPIITRGGEAVNIVPADVRMETFVRGKTLEAIKDANEKVDRALRAGALAVGGKVQIKTLPGYLPIINDRNLTAVCRTNAESLLGKSKVSPPGRHSTGSTDMGDVSCIMPAIHPYAAGAAGNSHGDDYMIENYNHAVLNPAKVMAMTVIDLLADGAVKGKEVLARHKPSMTRQEYLDLLEGLRKDEEYQG